The nucleotide sequence AGACTCATTATCCGCAGCATTCCACGGATTCTCGCACAGCCAAGTGGTTTTTGTATTAGGAGGAACGTGGGTAAGCACGGGAAAGCTGGGATTAGTCGGGTTGGGTACACCTGGAGCACAGAAGGTGGCTCCCCCTGGCCAATCAGACAAGCCCGGTGGGTAAGGGTAGAACGTGGCAGCTGTACCGCAAGCGTGACAGGCGCTGATGGAGAAAGGTGCGTTAGAAACGACGGAGGGATAGTCGATGGAATTATAGCAAGTTGCAGATGCGATGTGCGACGCTGAAATAAAATATGACTGCATAAGGGGGCCAAAAGAAGTCGGACCACTCGAAATCGCACTGAGATCTAATTGAGCATCGCATCTGACTGAATTAGTGGACGTAAGGGTGATACCGACACTGCCACCGCAAGCAACAGAATTAGGTACTGCGGTGATTGTTGCGACAGGACGAGGTTCAACAATAAAAGATGTCATAGCGGAAACCGATGCTCCAATAGCATTAAGGCAAGTGGCATCGACAAGGTGCATACCTGCTACGGTATAGGGACCGTAAATGAACGTGCGGTTGACCGGTCCGTTGGAAATCATGATTCCATCGACGCTGACCGTGCAGGACGATGCGTTGGTCGAGGAGAGGCTAAAAGTAGGACTACCGCCAAAGGGAATTGGACTAGTGGCAGTGATGTTCACAGTAGCCGCCGGGTAGGTTGTGACCGTGGCGCTGCAGGCTCCGCCCGCTAATGAGCGATTATAGGTCTGAACAGTGCAAGTTTCTGTTCCAATCTGTCCCGCATTGAAAGAAAATGTAGTAGCATAATTAACAGGGATCCAACCACCAGTCGAAATCAAGCCGGTACAATTCACATAAGCAATAGTTGCCGTGCCAGAAGAATTCACACTAAATGTAGAAGATCCAGCTAGTGTCAATTGAGTTGGACTGAAGGAAGCTGAGCAAGTTGGCAAAGTACAATCCCACGTGCCCGTACAAGACCCACATCCATTAGTACTAGGATATCTGTACGTTGTACAATAAAGATTGGCGTCCGAACAAAGCGGTGGCTTTGTGCCAGTGCAAGTTCCGCAAGTAACTGGGTAATCAACGCCGACGCAAACACCGCCACGACCAGAACAATCAGGTAACCTCGTGCCAGTACAGCTTCCGCATCTATTACTAGCATACACGATACCCGAGCAAACACCACTCGCCCCTGAGCAATCAGGAGGGGCTAATGTGCCAGAACACCAGCCACCACAGCCATTGGGAAATGATTCCCAAGTGCAGTAATTTTCTTGACCGGCGCAGCTTGGAACACAACATTCAGCATCCGAACTACAAGAATCAGCAAGACCCATCGTACTGCAAAGATCAGCCGTCCCAAGATATACCGGAAAACCCATAACGAGAACATAATCATGAGACACGGCATCATGATCACAAACCGGTCCAATTGCCAAGCATTGTCCACCAGCACACTGCTTTATTGCTGAAGAATTACAAGCCGAAGCAAATTTTGGCGTACCCATTGCGAGGACACTTTTTGAAGAAAAAATACTTTCTTGTATATCATTTTTAAATATCGCCAAATTCACATCTGCACTGGCCGGATCATTTCCAGGATATGCCAGTTTCCAATCATCGACCGTCAGCTCATCTGCCTTGTCCGAAGCTTTTTCTAAGATTTCCCGTGCCTTATCTTTTTCTCCTAGGCCGAGATAGGATACGCCAAGACCATTTAGAAGCCAAGCATTTTCTGGAAATAGCTCTACACCCTTTTCCGCCACCTCTCGCGCTTCGGCATATTGCTTGTTTTGATAATAGGCCCAAGCCAAATCATTATAGCCGGCCCATTCTTTAGGATAACTATCAACGAAGGCCTGAAAATCAGCTTGAGATCCAGCGTAGTCCTCCAAATAGCCTTTGGCTAGACCGCGCATATAATGAGTACGCTTTTGATCTGGATTTATGCGCAAGGCATTATCAAATTCCTGGATTGCATTGTCTAATTCACCCTCAACAAAATAAACCCGCCCAAGCTGGTAACGCGCAGTATCGAAGTTTGGCGCCAATCGCACGGCAATCCTATACCACTTCTCAGCCTTATCTAAATCGTAGACGTTTTGATTAAAATTTTGACTACCTCTTTGCATGGCAATATCAAATCCGTAAAATCTTACAACCCCTACTCCGCCGACCAATACCAAAATGAAAACCAAAGCAACTGCTATTATTATTTTTTTTTGCTTAATCCTTCTGGCAATTTTTTTTGTCATTTTTATGAATGTTTACTTATTTGACAAGTAACTTTGAGTTAACAAGATCAAGATGGGCTGAGGCATCCTTGTCCAGTGGCTTTATGCTCAAAGCTTTTTTATAACTCTGTTTAGCTAACTCAGGTTCGTTATTCTGAAAATAAGCATCGCCCAAGAGTCTATAAGCAGCACTGTCTTCTCCAATAACACCAACAGCATTACCATTCATCTCTATTCCTGGCCAATTTTTATATGGTTTATCTAAATCATGATCAAATTCGACAGCACTCAAGGCAAATTGCTTAGCCAAATCAATATCACCCCTCCTAAGATTGATACTAGTTAAAATCAGATATGTCCCCATCTTGTAAAATGGATGCAATTCATCCTGGAATCTTGGATCGTCCTTAACTTTTAAGGCATAATCCATTGCGGAAACAACATTTCCATTTGCCTCCATCGCTCTGCTAATAGCATAATTTGCAATCAGTCCTCCGAAATCATCCATAACCTCAGTTCGAATAGGATACGGCTCCGTCTTTCTGGAATTAATTTCTACCAATTTCTTCTTTAGCTCAACAGGCTGAATTATATAATAGGCATTTCTTTCATCGGATCGCATGCTTTCCCAACTTTTTTCAAAATCAGTAAATGATATCTCATAATTATTTCCCAGAAAAAAATCATGCAACACTAGCATCTGTTCAGATTCCTTTATGCCAATAAGCACCGTGAGCGGATGAAAAGTTATTTCAGCAGGCTGATCCTTGCTTAGTGGAAAAAAAAGTAGCAAGGGAGTTTTTACTTTTGGATTAATATATTGCTTAAGTTCATCAATGCTTAATTGCTCACGCTTAAAAACATATTTATCCTTATAAAATCCATCCAAAAGCCTTCGGATAGAATCACCATTTTTAACTTTCTCTGACTTAATAAAATAAGAAATCTCAACAAAATTATTTGCTCCTGGGTTCCAATATTCTAATACGGACGCGATAGAGGAAACTGTGTCACTAAGATTTAAGTTACTCAAATTGCCTTGGTGATTAAACACATTAACAGGGGTGACGCCTGGAATGACATAGTCATAGTTAGAGCCACTACCCGAAGATCCGCTCTTCCAAGCAAACCAGCCTACAATACTCAGAAATAATATGACAACGATTATTCCGATTATATAATACTTTGTTTTTGCTTGTGGATCCATTTGCGAATTAGAGTAATCCATATTTTTTATTTTTTTTTAATTACTTATATAGGCAATAGTAAAAGTAAATATCAATAGTCACCGCTACCGTCTCCACTGCCACCACCATCACCGCCACCACTGCCACCACCACCGGGAGGAGGTGGGGCATCCGCACTCACGACAGGGATAATATGTCCGCCAGAGTTTTTAGTATCATTAACAGCTGACTCCAGTTTGGTTAAATTAACTTCCGCACCACTGAAGAAAAGTTTTCCCAATAATGAAGAAATAAAACTAAAGCCCACGATTGCGGTCACTAAAAAAATAGTCCTGGTTGTAATTTTTTTTATAGTTGTCATATTTTTTATTTTTACCTTGACTTAACTTCCCTGATATAATATCATAATCTTGACATTGTTGCAAACAGGCCACCTGTGGATAACTCTTAATTCTACTCATCCAAAGCCATGCGATTACGACTTGCGATTTCCGCTACAGATCTCATCAAAAAAATTTCCAAAAAAGGAAACTCCCATAAATTTCTAAAAATTTCTTTAGCTTTCTTAGAAAACCACTTTGGTAGCCAAATATTGCTCGACGTTCCGAGTGGACTGCAAGATTTTCAGCCAGATTCGTTTTCGGCGCTTGGTGTAGCAAGTAAATTAAAATCTCTGGGATTTATCCAAAAAGTGATGCCTCAAGAAAAACTCCCAGACGAACCCTTTGCTTATCGATTCTACGTCGGGTCAATGGAAAATGCCCACGGAGAAGGAATTGATTTCTTTAGCGAAGAAAAAGCTATTTGGAAAGCACTGGCAGAAGCTATTGAAAGATTTCTTTGGTATACTTCTGAAGATTTTTATGTATCAACGCTGGTCAAAGCTCCTCTTAGTAAACTCAAGGGTAAAGCCCTTAACATAACATCTCTCATTGGATTTTCCCAAGAACAAAAAAAACAATTCCCCATCATATCTTATGATAAAAATTCCGTTTTTGGCTGGTTAAAAACTCACTCGCTAACTAACGAGGAGGTTTGGTGTCCTGCTCAATTGTTCAGTAGCCATTATACACGCCACCATGTAAAAACACTTCGAGAGTCCACAAAAGAGGAACCTATGCTACGATGGGCAATCACTACTGGCCTAGCTACGGGCAGATGCCTTGAAGAAGCTACGACAAAGGGAATTCTTGAAATAATTGAGCGCGATGCCTTTATGATCAGCTACCTCAATCAGATATCTCCACCAGTGATTGATCTTGAATATCTTTCTAAGCAAGACGAGGGCATTGCTAGTATACTTAAAAAATTTAGGCGGTATAATTTAGAGGTAAGTCTCATCCAACTACCCAGCGACTTTCCAGTTTTTATCATAGCAGCAACAATTATCGACAGAACTGGAATAGGCCCAGCATTTTCAATTGGGGCAAGCGCGGATTTCAATCTCAGGACATGTATCTTAGATGCTCTTTCTGAATCCCTTGCCACACGCTTAGCTACAAGAGACAAATATAGACACAGGCAAGAGATAAATATAGCTGAGATGAACCGTGAAGGCAGATTAATCTACTGGGCCAATCCTGCTAATCTACCTAAAATAGAATTTATTACCAACGGTCCTAAGCTTAATATTAATCTTGAAAAAAACTTTTTCCAAATCGAAGAGGACTTCGATTATAAAACATACTACGCTGCAAAGCTAGCTATACTGACCAACAAGTTGGGTGAATTGAAATACAAGGGATATGTTGCAGAACTAACCGCCAGGTCTATCGAAAAACTTGGATTAAGATCGGTCCAAGTGGTCATCCCGAAGCTTCAACCGATGCACTTGAATGAATCCATTCCCTATTTTAGCGGGCCAAGATTAAAAAATATTCCAAGACAATTCAATTATTCTCCAAAAGAACCAGTAAACCAAGAGCCACATCCCTTTCCATAAAAAAATTCATAATTAATTTATCTTTAAAAAAGATATGTTCGGAAAATTTTCCAAAGAATTTCACAAACAAACCGACTTTAGCTTTCCTTTAGGTTCCCCCCCATCCGATCCTCAATACTGGCCCAAAGAGTGGAGGGAGATTTATCACAAAGAATATCCGCGTCTAGCAAGAGTTTCTTTATCTCAAGATCTTCTTGACCTGGGAGATTTCGAGGGCAGTCTCATGAATAGATCTTCTCTGCGGGAATTTGACATCAGTAAATCATTGACGATGGATGAACTCTCAACTCTCCTTCTTTATTCAATAGGAGTGAAGCCATCTTTTGGAAAATGGGCCAGCATAAGACGCTTTTATCCTTCTGGCGGAGCACGCTACCCCCTGGAGGTCTATCTTCTTATTCAGCGTGTTGACGGCATTATCCCTGGAATCTATCATTACAATGTCAAGGATCATATCTTAGAAACACTCTCTACTGACAAGGAAGATTTGTCCTCCTTGAAAGATGGCCTTTATTATCCCTGGTCAAGAGACGCGGCTGTCGCCTGCTTTATCACAGCAGTTTGGGATCGTAATTTTATGAAATACAAGGATCGTGGCTATCGTATCGTGCTCATAGAATCAGGCCATATGGCTCAAAATATCGCGTTAACTGCTTCTGCCCTAAATATCGGATGCTGCAATTCTGTAGGATTTCACAACTCACATATCAATGAAACGCTAGATATTGAACACGAAGACGAAGATTCATTGTGCATGGCACTATTAGGCAAATAGGATATATATACCGCATGGAATACATGAAAGAAAAAATTGAAAAACTAAAAAACATCATACAAGCGGAAGGGATAATTTTCAGTAACCAGCAAAAAATAATCGGTCCTAGCGGCAATGAGGAGAGTTGGATATTCGACCTCAGGAACGTTTTTCTTAAGCCAGAAGCATTGGAACTTATTGCTGATGTATTCTGGAAAATATTCAAAGACAAATACCCTTTTCAAGTTGGAGGGCAAGAAATTTCTGCTATCCCCCTCATTTCTGCAATTATCCTAAAAAGTCAGCAAGAGAAAATGCCAATAAGCGGTTTTATAATCAGAAAATCCAGAAAACCACATGGACTACAGAAGATAATCGAAGGCCAGGTAACAGATGAAAAGATTATCCTAGTTGATGATCTTATCAATGGCGGACGGGCACTTGACAAACAGGCTAAGATTCTAGCAGACATAGGAAAGAAAGCAGACGCACTCTTTACTCTGATTAACTTCAGAGGAATGGAAAATATTGACAGGCTCAAGAAAAACCACATGGAGCTAACTTCTCTCTTTACTCTGGACGATTTTGACTTACTTCTAGAAAGATCTAACATCAAAATTTTTAAAAGACCTTTTCGCGAGATGTGGAGATTCAATGGGCCAGAACCTTGTTATTTTCATCGCGTTCCCAAGTCCACGCCGTGTCTAGATGGAGACAAGATATTTTTCGGAGCAGATGATGGTTTTTTTTACGCACTCCGACAAGCAGATGGAATGGAGTCTTGGAAATTTAAAGTTGGCTACAGCGCTAATGGGAAAAGCATTTTCTCTTCCCCTGCTATATATGAGGATACTGTTTATTTCGGATCTTATGATGGCAACGTCTATGCCCTCAATAAAGACTCCGGAAAGTTGAAATGGAAGTATATGGATGCTGATTACATTGGATCATCTCCAGCATTGGCACCGGATCTTGGGATGCTTTTTATCGGACTAGAATTTGGCTTATTTGCTAAGAAAGGAGGAATTGCTGCCCTAGATTTAAAAAACGGAAAAAAAATTTGGACTCATATAGTGCAAAATTATATACACTGCTCCCCTGCCTATTGTCCGGAAAGAAAGTTCGTTGCAATCAGTTGTAATGACTCTTTCACATATTTATTTGATGCAAAAAATGGAAAACTGAGATGGAAATTCCAAGCTGGCGGACCGACAAAAGCCAGTTTAGTTTTTGATTTGAAGCGGAATCTCCTGATTTTTGGATCTTTCGATAAGAATCTTTATGCATTAGATATATCTACTGGAAAGATCAGGGGCAAGTTTGAAGTCAGTGAAGCAATCAACTCCACGCCAAAAATTCAAGGAGATGATGTTTATTTCACATCATTGGACAAAAATATCTACAGCATCAATCTGGAAACAGGGAAACTTAATTGGCGCTTTCTCACTGGAGGAAGAGTCTTTTCCTCCCCGGAAATAATTGAGAACAGGCTGGTGGTCGGCTCAAACGACGGAGGAGTATATGAATTAAATATGCAATCCGGTCAACTCGAATCCTATTTTCAAACTACCGAAAGAATCACGAATAAAATAGTCTACAACCCAGAAACTAAAAGATATTTCGTCCTGACTTATGCCAATGAAATTTATTGTCTCACAAAAAATGCGGACGACAAAACTGACTAGTCGCCAGAGGTTCAATCTCTATCGTGGAGGCTGAACCTCAAATAGCTAACTCAAAACAACTCTTTTGTCGCGTCAACAGAACGGCTAATTGCGACACCCTCTATCTCAAAAAAGAAATTATCCCGACAAATTTCTACGAATAGTGGATTATAGGGAAAAGTCCATTCAATTTCTCGGTAAAGTTTTGCAAACTCCTGGTGCATTCTTTTATTCTTGAAATAAACATAAGCAGTGACAATATTGTTAAGCGACATCTTATTTTTCTCAAGCAGGTGCGCAAAGCAACTCATCACGTAGGCCACATTTTCCTTTGGACTGTCTAGTAGGATTGAGTTGCCATATCTATCCACACTAGAGGTGCCGGAAATATAAAGTTTTCCAGTCTTATCTTTTGGACAAGCCAAAAGCATCGCCCGAGAAAATTTCGGACCATACTCCTTCGCCTCGCATTGCATTTGAGATTTGATCCGACGCTTAATTATTCCTGACTTACTTTGGACGGCTTCAAATCCTACACTGATCTGCGCGCCATCTGCTAGTTGTGCGTCGATGCCTGTCGCAGCCGGATATTCCCTAATTTCATTTTTTTCAAAATAGGCATTTCGTGCATGATTAAACCCCTGATAATTGACAGGGATATCTTCCATATAATTCCAAAAGCGACAAACATCTTTGAGTTGAAAATCATTCGCTTTCAAGATTGATTCGAGGTGCTGGTAGTTTTTTCTCGCTTGACCCGCAAAGTTTAATTTTTTGTCAATCAACTTATCCACCCCGGTGACAGACAAAAATTTCACGTCGCCCGATTGATAGCTAACCCCCACCACTCTGCCGGATTTTTTGATATACTTGAAATTTTCAATCCCGCGCACAGCTTGAATCAACAAGCTCGACTCTTTTACTTTTTTTCCAGCCTCAATCAGTGGATTGTCCCCAATAAACAGAGTCGGGTATTTTGCCAAAATATCCGCATATTTTTCAGCATAACCGTATCCCCCAATAAAAGTTAGCTTCTGAATAATTAGACCTTTTTCTTTAATTTTTTGGATAATAATCCTCAAATTTAACTTATCACTTTCTCTGATTGTGATATAAAATTCTTCCGATCCACAAAAGTTATTTTTTTTGACTTGAATATTTTTCATAGAGTCTGATCAAAAAATTAGACGAAATAATCCACATGCGTCGTTCGCTTATAAAATCTCGACAAATCCAAATTTTCCCCGAAGGAATTATCCGAAAGATATTCGATTTTTTGGACAATCCTGCGCTCAGGAAAATTATATATATAAATAAATTTGCAACTTAAGAAAAATATGAACTTTCCATCATGGGATGCCTCGATGGTTTTTATGGTTATAGGCTCTAAGTTAGTATTGTTAATAATTTCTATCAATTCTGCTGGGTCAACACTGGAATCCTCTTCAATATCTTGATAATACATCATTTCCATTGTCTGTGCATCTATAAAAACCAACCGATTAGGTTGTCCGAATGAACACACGTAGGTCTTGCCGTCATAAGAAAACACTTTATGGCTGGTCATCCGGTATATCAAAGGATGCGTAAAGGTCGCTTTTTTTTCCATTATCCCATCTTCGCTCAAAGAAAATCTGTCAATTGCTGCCGGTCCGAGATAATATACACGATCCAAGAACTCTATAAAATTGTGCGATGACACGAACACATCACCAGAAATACGATCAACTTCAAAATGCGCGGGGCAACAATAGGTCGTTTCATAATATTTCACTTTTTTATCATTCAATCTCACTAACATAATCGTCCCAGTCCCTATTGTAAAGGCATACTTTTCATCTTGACAGATGTCAAGAATATTTTTTCCCTTTGTTTGGCAAAAAAAATTAAATCCGGGCTTGAGTATGATTTTTTTTGCTGACTCCAGATCATTGAACAGATCTGGTAAAAAAACCCTTTCTTTCTTCAAACAATATTCTCTATAAATGTCTTCGTAAACATGTAATGCATATTTTTTAGCATCGTCCCACATCTTGCCGGACTTATTACTTTTAATCTGATAGGTAAGAAAATCCGAGTTAAGTAAATATTGACCGACCTTACGAGTAACATGGGGTGATGAGCCCAGCAAGGTCGGCATCGCATAAATCTCTTCAACCTCTGAAAAATCCAATTTTGCCCTATAGAAACGAAGTTTACGCCTAAAATTTAACCCGGATTGGGTAATAACACTAAAGTAAAACTGATCAGGAACATCTTCATCCCTGCAAAAAGTAGCCCCGAAATCAACTACCTGTTCATCATGATCAAGTCCGATGTCTTCGCCAGTATAAACATTCATTGTATTATTTTCAAAATCTACCTGCGTGAAATAACGAGTTTTTTCATAAAAAGTCAGGAACGCATTTCTCGTTCCTACTCGAATCGAACAATGTGGATTTTGAGCAGAGCTCTGAAGTCCGAAAATATAATCATCCTTAAGATTGTTGATTAAGGAGATATTTTCTGGATAATAGCTGACGATGTACACAAATTCTTGGCGTAAAAAATCAAGAATAACATAAGTAAAAAAAAATGGGCGCCAGTCTTCCTTGTGTGCCAAATAGAATATCAGCGGATCCTTGAAACTTTCTCGTATAATAGGATCGATCGAGATAGGAACTTTGAAAGTGTTTATTTTTAGCTCTATCATATTGCGTGAAAAAAAATTTATTAAAAATTGGATGACTTAATATTATGACCAATTTCTGGATATATACAGCAACTTTTTGATAATTTTAAAAATGGTACTTTTTTCAAATTCTTCCATTTTTTGCTTATTCAACTCATTATTTTTAACATAGCCAATGCAAGGACCACTACATTCTTGTTTTTTAAAATAAGAGCATTTTCTGCAATCACTCCCAGAATAAATTACTGCGTGATCAGCTTGGTAATGAAATATTTTTTCTGAAAAATTCTTAACCTTTTTCAGATTAGTGAAAGATAAGATGTTTCTTGCCTTAAGATTATCAGTGGCAAAGCATGGAAATGCGCTCAAATCAGCAGAAATATCAAGAGTGCCTAATTTTCCCTGACAACCCCAACCCCTAATTTTTACCTTTTCATTTCTTAGTTGCTCCATCTGATATGGTTGGAACATGCACGGGGTAAAACCGCAATTCAAAGATATCTGAGAAGCGCCAGTTTGCTTTAATCTCATAATCAATCCCATCATTCCAGCGACAACCCTCTCATATTGGATCGCTACGGAGTTAAGCTTATTGGGAATCATATTATTTGCAATGCCCAACCTTATGAAATCAATCTCGTTATCCCTGACGAAATCTACCAAAGAGGTATCATCAAATCTCATACTGTCAATGGTTATATTGCCGTAGATAGTAGATGTTTTTTTTAAAAATTTCAAATTTTGTTCTGCCAACGTTCTTATTGTCTCAGAGGCAAAAATGGCCGCGGTAATATTAAATGCATACCTTATAGACGGGCCCTTACTAGCCATCCAGAAAGCCAGCTCCTCAGAAAAAATTCCATTCGTAAAAAGCATAACCCTCAAGTTACGCGATAGCACTAATTCTATAATTTCTTTGAACCGGGAATGTAGAGTTGGCTCGCCTCCCATCAATCGAACCTCTTTTTCATTATTATTTTCCAAAAAATTAAGAATTTTCTCAAAATCAACCAGATCCATCTCTTTTTTACTTGCAGCGGCCATCTCATTTTTAGCAAAACAATATGAGCAAGAAAGATTACATTTCTCCGTAAGTAAAATATTGGGATTTATTTTAATAAAATCTTTCATTTATTTACAATGATTAAAACCACTCCCGTCAAATAACGCACTTACTCCAAGATGGACGCCGACAGCACCGATGACAAACATAAAAAAAACCTCGCTCTCTTATCTCATTGAAAAAAATTCTTGCCTCATTACCATTCACGATCTCCCCTATTGTTTTATCAGCTATGTTGCCCCAAGAGAAAGGCATAAGCGCGCACACAGGATAAACATCTCCGTTCGCACCAACTCTGATCCAATCCCGGACTGACTGACAATTATCTATGGAATATATATTATTGGAACACCATAGACGAATTTCGGCAGACGATAAGTCGGGAAAAAAATTGATATAAAAAGGATGCTTATCCTGATGATTTCTCCTGATAAGTTCAAGTCTTGCAATCAATTGATCCGCTTCGCTTTCTTTAATATAAAAATTATGCTCCATGGCCTCAATCATCCTACTTAAGGGTGCTTTCCAGTTCAGTCTTTCCTCTAATTCACTAAGGGCTTTTTTGGTCAAATCTGGATCTGACCATTGGACAAGAGAGAAAGAAAGTCCCGCTATTTCCAATCCGTCACACATCTCGATAACTTTCTCCAAATGATCAATATTGAAATTATGCACTAAAGTATTGATAAAAATACTTGGTGACTTCCTGCCCATTTTCTTTTTCAAATTTCGAATCCTGTTTATCGCATCAAAAGTCTTCTTAAAATTGCCATCTCCTCTCAGCTTATCATGACTTTCCTGACAACCATCTACGGAAAACATCAAAGCTTCAAGAGATTGATCTATTATCTGGTT is from Parcubacteria group bacterium and encodes:
- a CDS encoding tetratricopeptide repeat protein gives rise to the protein MTKKIARRIKQKKIIIAVALVFILVLVGGVGVVRFYGFDIAMQRGSQNFNQNVYDLDKAEKWYRIAVRLAPNFDTARYQLGRVYFVEGELDNAIQEFDNALRINPDQKRTHYMRGLAKGYLEDYAGSQADFQAFVDSYPKEWAGYNDLAWAYYQNKQYAEAREVAEKGVELFPENAWLLNGLGVSYLGLGEKDKAREILEKASDKADELTVDDWKLAYPGNDPASADVNLAIFKNDIQESIFSSKSVLAMGTPKFASACNSSAIKQCAGGQCLAIGPVCDHDAVSHDYVLVMGFPVYLGTADLCSTMGLADSCSSDAECCVPSCAGQENYCTWESFPNGCGGWCSGTLAPPDCSGASGVCSGIVYASNRCGSCTGTRLPDCSGRGGVCVGVDYPVTCGTCTGTKPPLCSDANLYCTTYRYPSTNGCGSCTGTWDCTLPTCSASFSPTQLTLAGSSTFSVNSSGTATIAYVNCTGLISTGGWIPVNYATTFSFNAGQIGTETCTVQTYNRSLAGGACSATVTTYPAATVNITATSPIPFGGSPTFSLSSTNASSCTVSVDGIMISNGPVNRTFIYGPYTVAGMHLVDATCLNAIGASVSAMTSFIVEPRPVATITAVPNSVACGGSVGITLTSTNSVRCDAQLDLSAISSGPTSFGPLMQSYFISASHIASATCYNSIDYPSVVSNAPFSISACHACGTAATFYPYPPGLSDWPGGATFCAPGVPNPTNPSFPVLTHVPPNTKTTWLCENPWNAADNESCTAERQCQPDGTRTCVPNDSTYCTNPATLKLRCGKDIPYHCLDSCNEPAPALCISDPCPTIQCAPCDAGEWKEVTP
- a CDS encoding tetratricopeptide repeat protein, which codes for MDYSNSQMDPQAKTKYYIIGIIVVILFLSIVGWFAWKSGSSGSGSNYDYVIPGVTPVNVFNHQGNLSNLNLSDTVSSIASVLEYWNPGANNFVEISYFIKSEKVKNGDSIRRLLDGFYKDKYVFKREQLSIDELKQYINPKVKTPLLLFFPLSKDQPAEITFHPLTVLIGIKESEQMLVLHDFFLGNNYEISFTDFEKSWESMRSDERNAYYIIQPVELKKKLVEINSRKTEPYPIRTEVMDDFGGLIANYAISRAMEANGNVVSAMDYALKVKDDPRFQDELHPFYKMGTYLILTSINLRRGDIDLAKQFALSAVEFDHDLDKPYKNWPGIEMNGNAVGVIGEDSAAYRLLGDAYFQNNEPELAKQSYKKALSIKPLDKDASAHLDLVNSKLLVK
- a CDS encoding YcaO-like family protein, giving the protein MRLRLAISATDLIKKISKKGNSHKFLKISLAFLENHFGSQILLDVPSGLQDFQPDSFSALGVASKLKSLGFIQKVMPQEKLPDEPFAYRFYVGSMENAHGEGIDFFSEEKAIWKALAEAIERFLWYTSEDFYVSTLVKAPLSKLKGKALNITSLIGFSQEQKKQFPIISYDKNSVFGWLKTHSLTNEEVWCPAQLFSSHYTRHHVKTLRESTKEEPMLRWAITTGLATGRCLEEATTKGILEIIERDAFMISYLNQISPPVIDLEYLSKQDEGIASILKKFRRYNLEVSLIQLPSDFPVFIIAATIIDRTGIGPAFSIGASADFNLRTCILDALSESLATRLATRDKYRHRQEINIAEMNREGRLIYWANPANLPKIEFITNGPKLNINLEKNFFQIEEDFDYKTYYAAKLAILTNKLGELKYKGYVAELTARSIEKLGLRSVQVVIPKLQPMHLNESIPYFSGPRLKNIPRQFNYSPKEPVNQEPHPFP
- a CDS encoding SagB/ThcOx family dehydrogenase, coding for MFGKFSKEFHKQTDFSFPLGSPPSDPQYWPKEWREIYHKEYPRLARVSLSQDLLDLGDFEGSLMNRSSLREFDISKSLTMDELSTLLLYSIGVKPSFGKWASIRRFYPSGGARYPLEVYLLIQRVDGIIPGIYHYNVKDHILETLSTDKEDLSSLKDGLYYPWSRDAAVACFITAVWDRNFMKYKDRGYRIVLIESGHMAQNIALTASALNIGCCNSVGFHNSHINETLDIEHEDEDSLCMALLGK
- a CDS encoding PQQ-binding-like beta-propeller repeat protein — translated: MKEKIEKLKNIIQAEGIIFSNQQKIIGPSGNEESWIFDLRNVFLKPEALELIADVFWKIFKDKYPFQVGGQEISAIPLISAIILKSQQEKMPISGFIIRKSRKPHGLQKIIEGQVTDEKIILVDDLINGGRALDKQAKILADIGKKADALFTLINFRGMENIDRLKKNHMELTSLFTLDDFDLLLERSNIKIFKRPFREMWRFNGPEPCYFHRVPKSTPCLDGDKIFFGADDGFFYALRQADGMESWKFKVGYSANGKSIFSSPAIYEDTVYFGSYDGNVYALNKDSGKLKWKYMDADYIGSSPALAPDLGMLFIGLEFGLFAKKGGIAALDLKNGKKIWTHIVQNYIHCSPAYCPERKFVAISCNDSFTYLFDAKNGKLRWKFQAGGPTKASLVFDLKRNLLIFGSFDKNLYALDISTGKIRGKFEVSEAINSTPKIQGDDVYFTSLDKNIYSINLETGKLNWRFLTGGRVFSSPEIIENRLVVGSNDGGVYELNMQSGQLESYFQTTERITNKIVYNPETKRYFVLTYANEIYCLTKNADDKTD
- a CDS encoding radical SAM protein gives rise to the protein MKDFIKINPNILLTEKCNLSCSYCFAKNEMAAASKKEMDLVDFEKILNFLENNNEKEVRLMGGEPTLHSRFKEIIELVLSRNLRVMLFTNGIFSEELAFWMASKGPSIRYAFNITAAIFASETIRTLAEQNLKFLKKTSTIYGNITIDSMRFDDTSLVDFVRDNEIDFIRLGIANNMIPNKLNSVAIQYERVVAGMMGLIMRLKQTGASQISLNCGFTPCMFQPYQMEQLRNEKVKIRGWGCQGKLGTLDISADLSAFPCFATDNLKARNILSFTNLKKVKNFSEKIFHYQADHAVIYSGSDCRKCSYFKKQECSGPCIGYVKNNELNKQKMEEFEKSTIFKIIKKLLYISRNWS
- a CDS encoding radical SAM protein, with the translated sequence MENYPRRITIEITNSCNLSCKMCYLAGFKKKCISDAKPNIFLPIDLYKKIIDEVSKEDVFTEKKMPFSLVLTGGEAFLHPDISTMLRYAKFKNVGVTVFTNGTLIDDDLANQIIDQSLEALMFSVDGCQESHDKLRGDGNFKKTFDAINRIRNLKKKMGRKSPSIFINTLVHNFNIDHLEKVIEMCDGLEIAGLSFSLVQWSDPDLTKKALSELEERLNWKAPLSRMIEAMEHNFYIKESEADQLIARLELIRRNHQDKHPFYINFFPDLSSAEIRLWCSNNIYSIDNCQSVRDWIRVGANGDVYPVCALMPFSWGNIADKTIGEIVNGNEARIFFNEIRERGFFYVCHRCCRRPSWSKCVI